In one Chroicocephalus ridibundus chromosome Z, bChrRid1.1, whole genome shotgun sequence genomic region, the following are encoded:
- the LOC134509083 gene encoding sterile alpha motif domain-containing protein 1-like yields MSVFGQKDGSKLGEGGRKLREPEQSRYTAGTIPQHYKTLRFTPTAQKICHFTAFSSITIIIRRTKRETQPAGTGQSRRVHPPPAAARLEPAGTAEASLTPSATPVRSHRQAARQEAAGPAAPVPRRPRRARPGPAPLPSPAAAAPRPAQARARRPPSTSPTPPVARAQGPAAAEGAAPRGTAGRVVRRREGRTAAIRASATSAGVTLRERPPHCGRLLSVTSGVFRLRPRCHGLPRPSPSRLFSQRELSLGKDCSFSNNVLHCTEIKKERLQGLNLNSTPNNSRKAGARLLRLAILKIFSPRPCGTAEYQFPLASNLV; encoded by the exons ATGTCTGTTTTCGGCCAG AAGGATGGAAGCAAACTGGGAGAAGGGGGCAGGAAGCTGAGGGAGCCCGAGCAGAGCCGCTATACTGCGGGAACGATCCCTCAGCACTACAAAACCCTCCGCTTCACgccaacagcacagaaaatatgcCATTTTACAGCTTTTTCGTCAATAACAATCATCATTAGGCGTACAAAACGCGAAACACAG CCCGCCGGGACGGGGCAGAGCCGCCGCGTCCACCCGCCACCGGCCGCTGCCCGGCTCGAGCCCGCAGGTACGGCCGAGGCCTCGCTTACCCCGTCAGCGACTCCCGTCCGCTCGCACCGCCAGGCCGCACGGCAGGaggcggccggccccgccgccccggtaCCGCGGCGACCCCGGCGGGCccggccaggcccggccccgctcccttcaccggccgccgccgccccccgcccggcgcAGGCGCGCGCTCGCCGCCCGCCGTCCACGTCGCCAACGCCGCCCGTCGCGCGTGCgcagggcccggcggcggctgAGGGGGCGGCGCCGCGGGGCACGGCGGGAAGGGTAGTCCGGCGGCGGGAGGGACGGACAGCCGCCATCCGCGCCTCGGCCACCAGCGCCGGCGTCACCCTGCGGGAGAGACCTCCCCACTGCGGGAGGCTTCTCTCGGTAACCAGCGGCGTGTTCAGGCTGCGGCCCCGCTGTCACGGCCTCCCCCGGCCTTCCCCCTCCCGCCTTTTCAGTCAGCGGGAGCTGAG CCTCGGCAAAGACTGTTCTTTCAGCAATAATGTTCTGCATTGTACAGAAATCAAGAAGGAAAGACTCCAAGGACTGAACCTTAACAGCACGCCAAATAACTCCCGGAAGGCTGGAGCGCGATTGCTACGTTTGG